A region of the Arachis hypogaea cultivar Tifrunner chromosome 15, arahy.Tifrunner.gnm2.J5K5, whole genome shotgun sequence genome:
CTCTATCATCCTTGCTCTGGTAGAATCCAAGGCTCTTGAGCCAAGCCTCAATGCAAGGCAAGCTATGTGAGTAGAGAGGCTTGTTCTTCTCTGGAAGCTTCTGAAGCCACTCATCATCTTCTTTTGGTGACAACTCTTCTGCTTCTGGTGACTTGCAGaaaatttgggtggttgtggCGATGGGTTTTCTGGACGAGATGGAAAGTGGGTTGGGACATTGAAGGTGTTTTGGGAAATGGGTTAGGTGAAAGATTGGAAATTGAGTTGAACTTGAAGAGATTGAAGACGGAGGAACATTGTAGTTTGTGAATGTTGAGGATGTAATGGTtgacatttttgtgttttttccttttttttttttccagtgaTGATTTGGGTATTGTGTGATGAATTCGGATAGAACTggacagaaaaaataaaattaattcgaAAATCgtgataaaagaaaaagaaaagtgttgAACTTTTAAGGTGGGGGAGAAAGCTGAAATAGAGAAATGAAATGAGCAGCAAGTTTGAACAGAGCAGAAGATTTGTTATCCTGTTTTGGGGCAATTTGCTATCTGGTGTTTTCAGCTCCACGTGCAGGTCACGTGATTCAGTTGAGAGCACTTTTACCCTCCATTTTTCAAAGCAGCTGGTTAGTTATCCAACACGAACATGAGTACTTTTCAATTGTATATCTAATAATTAATAGTTAGCAATTTAAAGTGTACATCTACTACTACTAGTTATTGGATTGATGATAATTAACAACTACTATTACTTCTGTGCTTAAATTTCTATTTAACTTGGATGGTCCATTGGAGATAGTCATAGTTCATATGCATCATGCATGTCTCATAAAATGTGTTGTGTAATGATATCACTTGTgagattattggaattgaaataatatatttttattagtatcaTTTTTGTTATATGAAGACATTAAAAAAAGATCTGTACTTGGCTACttgccccaaaaaaaaaaatggacaGGTTCTTGTTTATTGTCATGTGAGGCTTGTAAGACTTTATGGCTTATAAATGGGTTGTTTAGATTTTTCATAAGTACATTTCAAAGTTGTTCATAAATAAGAGTTGTacatttaacataaaataataacttCATTGCCAAATACCAAGAACATGAGCCATCTAGATCGAAATATTTCAATATATAGTTCAAGAATATGTGATCGAATTTGGAtcctttaaattttgaattttcactttaaagagtaaagtacGATCTCTtactatttatttcataggtagaaccaagagaaaatatgagagagaaattatTCAAgaatgagagatcacactttaccctctaaagtaaaattcaaaatttagaggatccaaatccatccTCCTCGTAGACTTGAACTTTATTGGTTTATTTCTCACTCATTTACCAAATGATGAGACAAAATTGATTTCGTAAAAGGTTCATTCTTATTATCATCAATGAGATTCTGCAGACTGAAAATGAGACCAGTATTCCTTCACAAGCTTCCCAAACAATGACCCTTCTCTCTTCATTAACTTCTTTGGCTCATCATACTCTACCAATTTTCCTGATAATACAATCAAACATCTCCATTAGTTAGAATCAAACACTactaaatgataataaaaaaatgattcaaCTTACCATCACTTATGGAGAGAACCTTGGTGCAATCCATCACAGTTGGTATCCTGTGTGCTACTGTGATCACTGTACAATCTGCAAATTCTGTTCTAATTGTTTTCTGCAAAATAAGATCTGTTGCATTATCAATTGATGCGGTTGCTTCATCGAGCACCAATATCCTACTTCGCCTCAAAAGGGCGCGGCCTAGACAGAATAACTGCCTTTGTCCCATACTCCAATTCGATCCATCTTCAACAACTGTGTAACATTTTGTTACTAGTCATTAGTACTAACTAGGAAAGAATTTCTTGCAGCTTAAGTAACAACACGAAATAAGAAACTCTACCTGAGGAGTCTAagcccttttctttttcttgcacgGCTTCTCGCAACTGACACTTTCCAAGAACCTTAACATAAAGTTAAGGATTAGTTCACACCAGAAGACACCAAATTTTGACATAAACAGAATGTGACTGCTATATTATACCTCCCATATCTCTTCATCAGAATGTTGAGACAAAGGGTCCAAATTATATCTAACTGTTCCATTAAAAAGAGTAGGATCCTGAGGTATAACACCTAAATGTGACCTCAAATCATGAAGGCCGATCGAGGATATGTCTATGCCATCCATTACAATCCTTCCACCGGCCGGCTCGACAAGGCGAAATAAAGCACTAATAAGAGTGGACTTCCCACTTCCTGTCCTGCCAACAATACCAATCTTGTGTCCTCCTTCAAATGTGCATGTAATTCCATGGAGTACAAGTGGTCCATTAGCCCTGTATCTTATCTGTTTTGAAATGAATAAACCAATAACTTTCTCAACATTATGCTTCATAATTTAATATGAAGTTTCAGTTACCTGCAAGTTACTAATTTCTACTTTGCCTGCAACTGGCCAATTAACCGGAGGGCGATTTCCTTCTATAACTTCTGGGGCCTCACTTGGTATATACATATATTGATTTATCCTCTCTACAGATACTATATAATTTGCTAGAGTGCattgaaattgaattgaaaatacTAGGGAATTGTTCAGTGAAAGGCCATAAGAGAGTGCCATGCCAATAAATCCTGCAACAATGGACATTTAAATTAAGAAACTTCTACAATAAGATATTTTGTGAACAATAAAGTTATGTATGACAAACTATGAATATCTGAAGCCTCACCGGCAGGGAAAGTCTCGGGTGGAAGCACAACCATGCAAAGTGCTGCAGCAGATAGAACAACAGCACTGATTGTTTCTAACCGTTGGATCAACCATTCATTTGAAGTGAAACTATGGAAGAATGGACTAGCATTGACATCAATCAGATCAAGATTCTTCTTGAAAAAGCGATCTTCCTCCTTAAAGGCTCTTATTGTCACAGCTCCAGCATTAGTTTCAGCTACATGATTGGCTACAAATGATTTTGTTGTGCCATTCAACCTCATCAATGCTTTTGCAGTAGCAAAGTAGTATTTCtgtttaaaaaatgaaaacaacaaaAGTACTTAGCATGTTAACTTTCCATCAAAATAATCTTCTAAATTCCATGAAGAACAGGCTGTAAAAAGAAGAATTTGTTCATCACCTGCAATTGAATCGCAGCAAAAACCAGTGGTATGGCAACAAACAAGACTTGCCAACTCACAAATGATAAAACTGCAAGattagaataaaaatttgtaGTACCCCCCACAGTATATGCAAGGTAAAATGGTATATCAAGATCCACAATGCTCATATCTGCAGATACCTACACAATAAAATATTAGTCAGAGTACTAAAACTTCCACATTACATTTCattgaatgaaagaaaaaatcCAATAGAGAATGTTGTTTTATATGCTTACCCTGCTAAGTATCCTTCCCAAAGGTGTGGAGTCATAAAAAGACATCGGTGCGCGGAAAAGGGAGTTCATCAACTGTGAAAATAGATGTTTTGATGATAGAAGACCTAAAGCAGCTATAAGAAAAGTTCTGATTAACATGAAAACGATCGAAACAACTCCGATCAACAAGTAGACTAAGATCAATTTCAGAGTTTTGATATGAGGGTTGTCCACATTAGCAGCCATCCATGAGTTTTGAATTATTTGGCCAGCTACAAATAAAATGTGACAAAGAGTAGTGGCAGCAAAGTATATGTATCCCTTCATCTGATTCAGATACTGAATGTAAGGCTTCAAGCCTGTGTCTCCTatctctctttcttcttgcttAATCAATTTATTTTCGTTTGAAGCTTGtaacttcttctccaagaaatcTTGCTTAATCTCTCTGCCAGAAGTTGAATCTCTCTTGGCAGAAGGAGTGTCAACTTGATGGTCAGAACCAGCAGTCTTCTTGTGAGCCTCGACGAGTTCTTGGAATTCTCGGCTTGATTCCAATAGATGATGATAAGGAGCAGCTTGTAGAATTTCCCCATCTAACATCAACTTTTAAGGAAAAGAAAGTTAGAGTTAAAGATCATTAAAAACAAGCATGATTTCATTGTTTCTTATTGAAATATATTAACATGAATATTGATAGCAGTGCATTAAGATGAAAGAAATTACCATAACAGAATCAAAAGCTGGTAGGAAGTCAACTTGATGAGTCACAAGTAACACAGTCTTCCCTGCAAGTCCTTCCATGATATATTCCTGCCAAGTTCCGAAGCAATCTCTCAGTAGAGAACAACATTGTAGATATAATTAAGTGCACTCTTTGAAGGAGATTAAGATGTCATTACCTTAAACAAATTTGTGGCTGTGTGAGCATCAACAGCACTGAATGGATCATCCAAGAGATATATATCAGCATTCTGATAAAGCGCACGAGCGAGCTGAATTCGCTGCTTCTGACCTCCACTCAGGTTAACTCCCCTCTCGCCTATTTCGGTAAGATCTCCATAGGGAAACAACTCAAGATCCTTTATCAGTGAAGATCTATAAAGCGTCTCTTCATATCTTTGTGGATCCAAATCTGCTCCAAACAAAATATTTTCCCTTATTGTACCTGACTGTATCCATGCTGTTTGAGAAACATATGCAAAACTCCCATAAACTTCAATCTGCAATTCAAGAAACTTACCATAGTGAGTTAAATTTATGTGATAGTTTATACTAATTTGGAGCATAACAAGGTTTTAAGAGTGTATTCTAGGAATATGAAAGGTTTATGAAAGCTTACAGTTCCCTTTGTATTTGGAACTTCTCCAAGAATTGTTGCTAAGAGAGTTGATTTTCCTGATCCAACTTCTCCACAAATTGCTACCTTTTGTCCATGCCTAACCTCCAAATTTATGTTTCTAAGTGTTGGTTTTGACACATTATCTTCCCATGAAAAATCAGCAGACTTGATTGAAATTGAGCCTCTGAGGTTATCATCAACACAACTCTTCCTGCAATTTGCATTCTGCAATTCAGATGCCTCAAGAAACTTCCCAATTCGAGCGAATGCAACTTTCGATTGAATAACCACTCCAATAACATCTGGGATGGATGTGATTGGCTCTTGCACAAGGCGCAGTGTTGCCACAAAAGTGAAAACATTGTTTGCATGCAAAGGAATCTCCAAGAAGTAGCATGCAGCAAAGGAAGCCGCGGACACCAGAATAGGCGAAGACCAAAAGAGAAAGATGTTGTAGGCCTTTCTTGATTGCACTGCTGATAACATTTCAAGTTCCACATTCCTTAAGCCTTCAATAGCCTTCTTAAAATGTTTCTCCCATGCATATAGCTTCAGAACTTTCATATTCACAAGAGCCTCAGAATTAGCCTTCAATCTCTCATCTTGTGCCACCATGAGTTTGCTTTGAAACTTCTGCTGTAGCTTTGCCAATGGAGCATTGCAAAGTACAGTGAGAATTATTACTACCATTGAGGCTATTGTCGCGAGTCCAATGGCTCGGACAAGAATCACCAAAGCAATGCATATTTGGAAGCTTGTTGTCCACATCTGATGAAACCAAAATGGAAATTCTCCAATCCTATATGCATCAACAGTCACATAATTCATTATCTCACCACCAGAATGCTCCAATCTAGCAGCATTGGATAGCTTCAATTGTTTCTTATAGATGGCTGCAGTGAGAAGTGATCTAACCTTCATACCAACGAGTCTACATCGAAAATACCATTGCCTTTGAGACAAGGATTCTATGATCTTTGCAAAGAAAAGTGAAATGGCCAACACATAACCTTCATATTTGAAACTTTCATTACCCTCAGCAACCAATATAAATGCATTCAAAAGCAGGGGACCACAAGACAGAGTAACTACCTTAATAAATGCAAAGAATCCTGAAATCCAAATCTCTCTCCAGTGGCAGGACATTATAGTCCAAAATACTGATGGCTGCAGTGTTGGTTCTTTTTGTTTCTGTTTGTTAAGTTGTTCTATAAACACAGAATAGCAACTTTCTGCTCGATCCGGCTCGCGCAGCTTTGGGATATCCTCATCCTCAAGTGTTTTCTCTTTACCTTTTTTCATCAATGGATTCAACCACCAAAATGTCATCCTGCTGAAGAATCCAGCTTTCGCGAATGGTGTGACTATATCACCAACAGAATCAGTTTCATTCAACTGTCCATTCAAAGGAGCATAAAGGCTTTCAtccttttccttccatttttcgtCGCGATGACATACTTTGAATGTGCATAACAGTACTAAGATTGATGCTGGAAAAGATAGAACATCTAGAGCTATCTTCAGGGAGAGTCCTCTGCTGCTAATTGCATAGAACAAGGACAAAGCACATAGTATGCCAGAAGCTAAAAGTAGAAGAACAGCGAAAAGGCGCAATGATGTTACCGGATAATGTTTAAGCCGAAGACTTAATACTGTGAAGGATGCTAAAAGCCATGTGATTCCTTGAAAGAATTCTACCAACCACCAATTAAGAGGCAATGCAGTGTGGTTTTTTCTTATCATCTCCTCCAAAATCCAAATTCCTAAGCATGAATGCACCAAGCCAAGAACTCCATTGCTTGTGGCAGAAACTAGCTGCAAATTTGAGTATCTTTCGGCTCGCGTTTGGCCATGAAATGGAGTTGATGAAGTCCTCTTGATCATAGTGAATGACAGCATGATCAGCAgcaagatatcaaagcaaatgaTCAACAAATTGTTGATGCATTTGGAATGATCTTGCAAGAACTTGAAATCATTACAGAAAGGATTTTCTCTGGCCTTGGAACAATCATAGTCCATACAAATCAGGCTCCAAAAATCATccattttctttgtaaattttctttttctgcttAAATTCTGTTACAAAAACATACATTCAGTAAGCAGATAAAGTCAACGGTTCTATGATGTAACATAAATGAACAAACTTTGAAATAAATACAGTATTAAATGACTCattataaaaaatttctattCATTAGTTTCATTAATTGCTTACATAATTTCAAAAAGTTAACTTGGTTCATTGGTTGACTCATTTTCTTGAGAAACTGAGGAGAAGCTCTCAATCTGTAAGGCCATAATTCACTTTAATAACTTCTTGATATACATAGCATCTTAACTGAAATTCTTATGAAGTACTATCTTAgagtgaaaaataattaaataaatgaaacaattaaaaatttttgcTATGAACTATTAAATACTTAGcatatcaactttttattttattttattttattttattttttcctgaGAGGCTAAAACACCTCAAactttataataaaaaatgattaaaGTGGAGACAAGGATACCAACATTATTACAACAAAGATATGATATGCCTGATGAATGGAAAATTAAATATTTGAGAGCAACTACTCCCATCAAAAGCATCAGCACTACCATATTTAGTAAATTGTTTAAAAGCTTTTGCAATCCTGTggagggagtatgaatgattgaatcaTTATTCTCTGAAGTGGGAACCACTTCCAGCTTCATAGAAACTGATTTTAAGGGAGGAGAGTAAAGAGAGTAgatttctttttattaaaattaaggttatatatatatatatagtgatgaTATGAGAAAGACATAATTAAGAAAAGCAATGATGAGaataatacttatatatatagtttgtgaagaaaataattaattaagtgcTAAGAAAGACAATGATAGATGATGAAGCAACAAGAACTTATTTACCTGTTTAATTTATTAAGCAGCTTTGTGACTCAAGTCTCAAGGTTTGATTTATCTTCAGGATGAGCAACAAGCTAAGCATCTAATAATTGGttcatcaagaagaagaaaacttCATCACTTCTCTGAGTTTTCTGCAAGGACCTTTTCAATAATAAATATTACAGATCTTTGCCTAGTGTATATATATCGACTATTctatgtgtacactaaaattattcacaaaaattagccactaatataaaatacgtggtgaaatacaaaatacacgtTAAAAATAagctaaataatatatgtatttatactcagatatatagtgattaattttagtgtataaataatatttttatatatctatACACTATAGGTACTCCACCATAAAATTATGTCTCCCATTGCTTTAATTTCAGCCAAACATCAACATTTAAAATTTTGGACCAGTTCTTTCAAtcattgaaatttaaattaaccCAAGAAAAAAAGTCACAGATTTTAACAGTAGATATTTCGGTTGTGTAAACAAAAAAACTAACTTAATAATAGTAATATAGCTCCTTGTATACAAATATCtttgtataaaaataatagttaagaaTTATTAAATAGATTGATGTGTTTCACTATTTAATTAAACTTTTGTTTATATCTTAGcgagaatttttatataaagatatatTCATATGAATAGaaatatataagaataaaaaaatgtttgtAGAAGTAAAAAAATTAgcaactaaattaattattatgtatttgtatatagatatagatattgttaatttatttttaatatttttttatattttaacatatattttatatgaatagttgattttattattaattttttatatatagctAACATAATTGTAATAATATAATAACTCCAAAGTAATGACCCCAGGCCCAATGAAATACTGAATGGTGTATGTACACAAATAAtatcttgaaaatttttttcgttttttaaattaatctgtctttaaaaaattttaatctaatCGTATTAATTCTTctgttattttctttgttaacaGTGCCAAAATTTATTAGTGTTGCATGTTAAGTGATACTATAACATACATAagagtcttaattgactattagtccgataaatttataaaattagatcaaatcaaaacttAATTGAGGAGAGAACTTGAAgcattgaaattttttaatttgaaattgatTTAATCCAATTTAATGAAAGTGATGAAAAGATTAAAAGGACtagaaaaagtatatggaaccaaaagATGATCCGCCAAAAAGTAAACAacttaactaatttataattatatttaattaattttatttatttttaatttataatatttgatattaattgcttctcaccccaaattaaaattctgaatgatatgttagagaaataGGAGTAGAGATCACAGAACTTCCAACAATCTTGattcttagtatataaaaaaatttataaaatatataaaagaacatctatttagtatgaaaaaaaatattctgatacttagtagaagaaacatcctaATGCCTAGCATAAGCACCATTTACATAGAAGTTTTAGATTCACCCAAAGATATTTACCTGATTTTTTGCTAGTACCCTCTTGGTTCTCTAACATTATTAAAATGActaacttaaaatctttaaaaaacgaatttgattaaaaaatttaaaaactaatttaaagaattaattatcgaaaactaatttaatcatttaTTCTAAATTATATATAGATTTTTGATTTGTCcaacaattttatttatgaatttaacaCCATATTTCTAATAGTTAAAATGAGAaataaaaccaaaaagaaaaaacaatagtatatatatatatatatatatatatatatatatatatatatatcggtaTTAGTTGCCATAAATGTGTGACAACATTAAATTactctttatttttttggttttccagGAGTGAGTTGACCACACTCGACCAATCCAAATTAGTTCACATTACATTATTCTAATAGTTGAATAATAGTATAATActactttttttatatttagtgTTCCATCTTATTGGTTGTCAGCGATCAATTGGCAGAAAATATTACTCggataaaaaagtatatatagaTCAGAGTAAAAACTCAGTGTTACAGTATagtcaattttatataaattaaattaataattaaaagttattaaataaaaatttagtcaaattaattaaattatttaattatttttaattatcaattttacgtAAAGTTGACTACAGCTAAATTTTTATCATAGATCATACTAACCAGTGACTCATATGCTTAT
Encoded here:
- the LOC112751879 gene encoding ABC transporter C family member 10 isoform X1, translating into MDDFWSLICMDYDCSKARENPFCNDFKFLQDHSKCINNLLIICFDILLLIMLSFTMIKRTSSTPFHGQTRAERYSNLQLVSATSNGVLGLVHSCLGIWILEEMIRKNHTALPLNWWLVEFFQGITWLLASFTVLSLRLKHYPVTSLRLFAVLLLLASGILCALSLFYAISSRGLSLKIALDVLSFPASILVLLCTFKVCHRDEKWKEKDESLYAPLNGQLNETDSVGDIVTPFAKAGFFSRMTFWWLNPLMKKGKEKTLEDEDIPKLREPDRAESCYSVFIEQLNKQKQKEPTLQPSVFWTIMSCHWREIWISGFFAFIKVVTLSCGPLLLNAFILVAEGNESFKYEGYVLAISLFFAKIIESLSQRQWYFRCRLVGMKVRSLLTAAIYKKQLKLSNAARLEHSGGEIMNYVTVDAYRIGEFPFWFHQMWTTSFQICIALVILVRAIGLATIASMVVIILTVLCNAPLAKLQQKFQSKLMVAQDERLKANSEALVNMKVLKLYAWEKHFKKAIEGLRNVELEMLSAVQSRKAYNIFLFWSSPILVSAASFAACYFLEIPLHANNVFTFVATLRLVQEPITSIPDVIGVVIQSKVAFARIGKFLEASELQNANCRKSCVDDNLRGSISIKSADFSWEDNVSKPTLRNINLEVRHGQKVAICGEVGSGKSTLLATILGEVPNTKGTIEVYGSFAYVSQTAWIQSGTIRENILFGADLDPQRYEETLYRSSLIKDLELFPYGDLTEIGERGVNLSGGQKQRIQLARALYQNADIYLLDDPFSAVDAHTATNLFKEYIMEGLAGKTVLLVTHQVDFLPAFDSVMLMLDGEILQAAPYHHLLESSREFQELVEAHKKTAGSDHQVDTPSAKRDSTSGREIKQDFLEKKLQASNENKLIKQEEREIGDTGLKPYIQYLNQMKGYIYFAATTLCHILFVAGQIIQNSWMAANVDNPHIKTLKLILVYLLIGVVSIVFMLIRTFLIAALGLLSSKHLFSQLMNSLFRAPMSFYDSTPLGRILSRVSADMSIVDLDIPFYLAYTVGGTTNFYSNLAVLSFVSWQVLFVAIPLVFAAIQLQKYYFATAKALMRLNGTTKSFVANHVAETNAGAVTIRAFKEEDRFFKKNLDLIDVNASPFFHSFTSNEWLIQRLETISAVVLSAAALCMVVLPPETFPAGFIGMALSYGLSLNNSLVFSIQFQCTLANYIVSVERINQYMYIPSEAPEVIEGNRPPVNWPVAGKVEISNLQIRYRANGPLVLHGITCTFEGGHKIGIVGRTGSGKSTLISALFRLVEPAGGRIVMDGIDISSIGLHDLRSHLGVIPQDPTLFNGTVRYNLDPLSQHSDEEIWEVLGKCQLREAVQEKEKGLDSSVVEDGSNWSMGQRQLFCLGRALLRRSRILVLDEATASIDNATDLILQKTIRTEFADCTVITVAHRIPTVMDCTKVLSISDGKLVEYDEPKKLMKREGSLFGKLVKEYWSHFQSAESH
- the LOC112751879 gene encoding ABC transporter C family member 10 isoform X2, giving the protein MKVRSLLTAAIYKKQLKLSNAARLEHSGGEIMNYVTVDAYRIGEFPFWFHQMWTTSFQICIALVILVRAIGLATIASMVVIILTVLCNAPLAKLQQKFQSKLMVAQDERLKANSEALVNMKVLKLYAWEKHFKKAIEGLRNVELEMLSAVQSRKAYNIFLFWSSPILVSAASFAACYFLEIPLHANNVFTFVATLRLVQEPITSIPDVIGVVIQSKVAFARIGKFLEASELQNANCRKSCVDDNLRGSISIKSADFSWEDNVSKPTLRNINLEVRHGQKVAICGEVGSGKSTLLATILGEVPNTKGTIEVYGSFAYVSQTAWIQSGTIRENILFGADLDPQRYEETLYRSSLIKDLELFPYGDLTEIGERGVNLSGGQKQRIQLARALYQNADIYLLDDPFSAVDAHTATNLFKEYIMEGLAGKTVLLVTHQVDFLPAFDSVMLMLDGEILQAAPYHHLLESSREFQELVEAHKKTAGSDHQVDTPSAKRDSTSGREIKQDFLEKKLQASNENKLIKQEEREIGDTGLKPYIQYLNQMKGYIYFAATTLCHILFVAGQIIQNSWMAANVDNPHIKTLKLILVYLLIGVVSIVFMLIRTFLIAALGLLSSKHLFSQLMNSLFRAPMSFYDSTPLGRILSRVSADMSIVDLDIPFYLAYTVGGTTNFYSNLAVLSFVSWQVLFVAIPLVFAAIQLQKYYFATAKALMRLNGTTKSFVANHVAETNAGAVTIRAFKEEDRFFKKNLDLIDVNASPFFHSFTSNEWLIQRLETISAVVLSAAALCMVVLPPETFPAGFIGMALSYGLSLNNSLVFSIQFQCTLANYIVSVERINQYMYIPSEAPEVIEGNRPPVNWPVAGKVEISNLQIRYRANGPLVLHGITCTFEGGHKIGIVGRTGSGKSTLISALFRLVEPAGGRIVMDGIDISSIGLHDLRSHLGVIPQDPTLFNGTVRYNLDPLSQHSDEEIWEVLGKCQLREAVQEKEKGLDSSVVEDGSNWSMGQRQLFCLGRALLRRSRILVLDEATASIDNATDLILQKTIRTEFADCTVITVAHRIPTVMDCTKVLSISDGKLVEYDEPKKLMKREGSLFGKLVKEYWSHFQSAESH
- the LOC112751888 gene encoding uncharacterized protein, yielding MSTITSSTFTNYNVPPSSISSSSTQFPIFHLTHFPKHLQCPNPLSISSRKPIATTTQIFCKSPEAEELSPKEDDEWLQKLPEKNKPLYSHSLPCIEAWLKSLGFYQSKDDRAVWLIQKADWHAHLYLDVTDLYIRYLKSGPGNLDKDVERRFSYALSREDIENAVLGGP